The Pseudomonas fluorescens genome includes a window with the following:
- a CDS encoding MFS transporter yields the protein MKTLPVSVLAKISWRLLPFLLLMYIMAFLDRANVGFAKQAFQADTGIGDAAFAFGAGVFFAGYALLEVPSNLILHRVGARLWMCRIMVTWGLVSAAMVFAHNETSFYVLRFLLGVAEAGFFPGVILYLTYWFPSAARGKAMGFFYFGAPLAFIFGSPLSGLLLELDGFAGVHGWQWLFAVEGLMASAVGIWAYWYLDNRPADAKWLTVEERRQVQSLLDAEDQHKQSHGRSLLSVLCQPSVLYLCLIYLLIQASVYGVVFYLPTQVGGLLGSKVGLMVGLVTAIPWICALCAAYLIPGYSDRTGQRRRTAALTLLMAAAGIACSVSVSSPLLGIIALCFAASGFIAVQPVFWTFPSSYLAGSAAAAGIALINSFGALGGFIAPVLKNWAEGAFHSPAAGLYLLSVTTVIAALLVLGIHSPGQRASKTPATV from the coding sequence ATGAAGACTCTTCCTGTGTCTGTACTGGCCAAGATTTCCTGGCGCCTGCTGCCCTTCCTGCTACTGATGTACATCATGGCTTTTCTCGACCGGGCCAACGTTGGCTTCGCCAAACAGGCCTTCCAGGCCGACACCGGTATCGGCGACGCCGCATTCGCGTTTGGTGCGGGCGTGTTCTTCGCCGGTTACGCACTGCTGGAAGTGCCCAGTAACCTGATCCTGCACCGCGTCGGTGCGCGGTTGTGGATGTGCCGGATCATGGTCACCTGGGGCCTGGTGTCGGCGGCCATGGTCTTTGCCCACAACGAAACCAGTTTCTACGTGCTGCGCTTCTTGCTGGGCGTGGCCGAAGCCGGGTTCTTTCCCGGTGTCATCCTCTACCTCACCTATTGGTTCCCCTCGGCGGCCCGGGGCAAGGCCATGGGCTTCTTCTACTTCGGCGCGCCGCTGGCGTTCATCTTTGGCAGCCCGCTGTCGGGCCTGCTGTTGGAGCTGGACGGTTTTGCCGGTGTTCACGGCTGGCAGTGGTTGTTCGCCGTTGAAGGCCTGATGGCCTCGGCTGTGGGCATCTGGGCCTATTGGTACCTGGACAACCGCCCCGCCGATGCCAAATGGCTGACGGTCGAGGAACGCCGGCAGGTCCAGTCGCTGCTCGATGCCGAGGACCAGCACAAACAATCCCACGGCCGCAGCCTGCTCAGCGTGCTGTGCCAACCTTCGGTGTTGTACCTGTGCCTGATTTATCTGCTGATCCAGGCCAGCGTCTATGGCGTGGTGTTTTACCTGCCGACCCAGGTCGGCGGTCTGTTGGGCAGCAAGGTCGGGCTGATGGTGGGGCTGGTCACGGCCATTCCATGGATCTGCGCGCTGTGCGCGGCCTACCTGATTCCCGGTTACAGCGACCGCACCGGCCAGCGCCGCCGTACCGCCGCGCTGACCCTGCTGATGGCAGCCGCCGGAATCGCCTGCTCGGTGAGCGTTTCCAGCCCATTGCTGGGAATCATCGCCCTGTGCTTCGCCGCTTCCGGCTTCATCGCCGTGCAGCCGGTGTTCTGGACCTTTCCATCCAGCTACCTGGCCGGCAGCGCGGCAGCAGCGGGCATCGCGTTGATCAACTCCTTTGGCGCCCTCGGCGGCTTTATCGCCCCGGTGCTGAAGAATTGGGCCGAAGGCGCCTTCCACTCTCCCGCCGCAGGCCTCTACCTGCTCTCCGTTACCACCGTTATCGCCGCGTTGCTGGTGCTGGGTATCCACTCGCCCGGCCAACGCGCTTCGAAGACGCCCGCCACTGTTTAA
- a CDS encoding LysR family transcriptional regulator, whose translation MTHPVLSRSLFNRLRYKHLHMLVALSASQNLHRASQSLNMSQPAATRMLHEIEDMFGCDLFERLPRGMRPTALGQELIRFAELALSGLDRCAEDLLARQQGGYGYLSIGTIMGAAPDLVMDSIARIKALNPQLRIRIMGDTSDQVIQLLEQGRIDLAIARRNAATDSEHYDFEQLGNERLLVVVHAGHPLARRKKLALAELVSDWPWILQPETSPARIGLDQALQRLALPMPADIIECSSVYSMQQLIQLTDAIMVLSETALRDYLKMGLVVALPVALDVQLAPFGMLRRKGEPVNRELGLFIDLLRTQAAARR comes from the coding sequence ATGACTCATCCTGTATTGTCGCGCAGTCTGTTCAACCGCCTGCGCTACAAACACTTGCACATGCTGGTGGCCTTGAGCGCCAGCCAGAACCTGCACCGGGCATCCCAGAGCCTGAACATGTCGCAACCGGCGGCGACCCGGATGCTGCACGAGATCGAGGACATGTTCGGTTGCGACCTGTTCGAGCGCCTGCCCCGGGGTATGCGCCCGACCGCCCTGGGCCAGGAACTGATCCGCTTCGCCGAGTTAGCCCTCAGCGGCCTGGATCGCTGCGCCGAAGATCTGCTGGCGCGCCAACAGGGCGGTTATGGTTACCTGTCCATCGGCACCATCATGGGAGCGGCGCCGGACTTGGTCATGGATTCCATCGCGCGGATCAAGGCGCTCAATCCGCAGCTGCGAATCCGCATCATGGGCGATACCAGCGACCAGGTGATCCAGTTGCTGGAGCAAGGTCGCATCGACCTGGCCATCGCCCGACGCAACGCTGCTACCGACAGCGAGCACTACGACTTCGAACAACTGGGCAATGAACGACTGCTTGTGGTAGTCCACGCCGGCCATCCCTTGGCACGGCGCAAAAAACTGGCCCTGGCCGAACTGGTCAGCGACTGGCCATGGATCCTGCAACCGGAAACCAGCCCGGCGCGCATCGGCCTCGATCAGGCGCTGCAACGCCTGGCGTTGCCAATGCCAGCGGACATCATCGAGTGCAGCTCGGTGTATTCCATGCAGCAGCTGATCCAGCTGACCGACGCGATCATGGTGCTCTCGGAAACGGCGTTGCGCGATTACCTGAAAATGGGCCTGGTGGTGGCGCTGCCAGTGGCACTGGACGTACAACTGGCGCCGTTTGGCATGTTGCGGCGCAAGGGTGAGCCGGTGAACCGGGAGCTGGGACTGTTCATTGACCTGCTACGCACCCAGGCCGCGGCGCGAAGGTAG